The Flavobacterium faecale genome has a segment encoding these proteins:
- a CDS encoding DMT family transporter — protein MLFLILSILCSVTIGVIFKIARNYSINTTQIVAWNYVFALLLCYLIFKPDLQFVAANAPWRIYIPLGILLPTIFLFLATSIKYMGIVKTDAAQRLSLFIPLLAAWLLFDEEFSSLKLIAFLIALPALVLILSKKTDNTSSKWIYPAVVLVGFGIIDILFKQIAIATSLPFTTSLIIVFSISFSIITVVVLYNLLFKKVKITALNLVIGALVGLFNFGNILFYLKAHQAFAKNPSTVFASMNMGVIILGSLIGLVVFKEKLSTKNYIGLLFALVAILLITLSQLQQS, from the coding sequence ATGTTATTTCTTATCCTTAGCATTTTATGCAGCGTTACCATTGGTGTTATTTTTAAAATAGCACGCAACTACTCCATAAATACCACCCAAATAGTAGCATGGAACTATGTTTTTGCCTTGCTCCTATGCTACCTTATCTTCAAGCCCGATTTACAATTTGTAGCAGCAAACGCACCGTGGCGTATATATATTCCGCTAGGTATTTTACTACCTACTATTTTTTTGTTTTTGGCAACTTCGATCAAGTACATGGGAATCGTAAAAACCGATGCTGCTCAGCGTTTATCGTTGTTTATTCCGCTGCTCGCCGCTTGGTTACTTTTTGACGAAGAATTCAGTAGCCTAAAACTAATCGCCTTTCTCATCGCACTACCTGCGCTTGTGCTTATACTCTCCAAAAAAACAGACAACACCAGCAGTAAATGGATCTATCCAGCAGTAGTGCTAGTTGGATTTGGTATTATTGATATCTTATTCAAACAAATTGCAATTGCTACAAGCCTGCCCTTTACCACCTCTTTAATCATTGTATTCAGTATCTCGTTTTCAATTATTACAGTGGTCGTACTGTATAATTTACTATTCAAAAAAGTCAAAATCACCGCACTAAACCTAGTCATTGGTGCCTTAGTAGGACTGTTTAATTTCGGAAACATATTATTTTACCTCAAAGCACATCAAGCCTTCGCCAAAAACCCTTCTACCGTATTTGCATCGATGAACATGGGTGTTATTATTCTAGGAAGCCTCATCGGATTAGTAGTATTCAAAGAGAAACTAAGCACCAAAAATTACATCGGTTTACTATTTGCCCTCGTTGCTATATTATTAATTACCTTATCGCAATTACAACAATCCTAA
- a CDS encoding S41 family peptidase, producing MKKFTLLCCLLSVFAFGQNSSKTCETLSKINTLIQSEHFHPKPVDDSLSVYVFDTFINDLYQSSTLFSKAEYQKLRKHRLLLDNQILQHDCSFLIEFVSTYRTALERKKTAIEKLQKANLKYDGLDTIHFSNKKNQYDLSIIGLQKVWEKKLKFDILEDISKKSTDIDSLKSHFSTLEKIAKSDVTDHNLCKLASILNSPKGLDYDLQNAFYNVFCNYFDPHTNYFTTDAKANFMASLSSSELSLGLNGELNEKNEIQITDLIPGGPAAKSKQLEKGDIITKVSNKKGEEHIISCTPFEQISQMMFSDSNLEIELTVQKKSGKIIVLTLQKQLVATTSHSVYSLIAENETKVGYINIPTFYSDFDSNDNTGCAHDVEVELKKLNADGIKGLVIDLQNNGGGSMEEAVKLTGLFINAGPVTLLVNNKKSVTVLKDDLDKIAYSGPIVILINGNSASASEFFTAAMQDYNRAIVVGSTSVGKASMQTILPLDKSKDEFVKLTIEKFYRITGQSHQIKGIVPDVILPMLFEDISLRESSYKTALVNDSIPVRANYKPFPKALFATPLELSRFRLEDNIRFKDISNLNKEIDAVFTNPKVTLALTFDSVFKHCNTITALRKKVQKAAVIETNCRITNNSADALTLKEDEANLEINAVKISDLKYSPYLQEAITIINDFNISNRE from the coding sequence ATGAAAAAATTCACACTCTTATGTTGCCTTTTATCTGTTTTTGCTTTTGGACAAAATAGTTCAAAAACTTGCGAAACATTATCCAAGATAAACACCTTAATACAAAGTGAACATTTTCATCCAAAACCGGTAGATGACAGTCTATCGGTTTATGTTTTTGATACCTTTATCAATGATCTATACCAAAGTAGTACGTTGTTTAGCAAAGCTGAATACCAAAAACTACGAAAACATCGTTTATTATTGGACAATCAAATCTTGCAGCACGATTGTTCTTTTTTAATAGAATTTGTATCGACCTATCGAACTGCTTTAGAAAGAAAAAAAACGGCGATCGAAAAATTGCAAAAAGCAAATTTAAAGTATGATGGCTTAGATACTATACATTTTTCGAACAAGAAAAATCAATACGACTTATCTATAATTGGATTACAAAAGGTATGGGAAAAGAAACTGAAATTTGATATTTTAGAAGATATTTCAAAAAAAAGTACCGATATAGATTCCTTGAAATCCCATTTTTCTACCTTAGAAAAAATTGCTAAAAGCGATGTAACCGATCATAATTTATGCAAACTTGCAAGCATCTTAAACAGCCCAAAAGGATTGGATTATGATCTACAAAATGCATTCTACAATGTCTTCTGCAATTATTTTGACCCACACACCAATTATTTTACTACAGATGCGAAAGCAAATTTTATGGCGAGTTTGTCTAGCAGTGAACTTTCTTTGGGATTAAATGGTGAATTGAATGAAAAAAACGAAATTCAAATTACAGACTTAATACCAGGTGGTCCTGCGGCGAAATCAAAACAATTAGAAAAAGGTGATATTATTACAAAGGTTTCGAACAAAAAAGGAGAAGAACATATTATTTCCTGCACGCCATTTGAGCAGATTAGCCAAATGATGTTTTCGGATTCTAATTTAGAAATAGAATTAACTGTTCAGAAAAAAAGCGGAAAAATTATTGTGCTTACACTTCAAAAACAATTGGTTGCAACCACATCACATAGCGTTTACAGTTTAATAGCAGAAAACGAAACAAAAGTTGGCTATATCAACATCCCCACTTTCTATTCTGACTTTGATAGCAATGACAACACAGGCTGTGCACATGATGTAGAGGTAGAGCTTAAGAAACTTAATGCCGATGGTATAAAGGGATTGGTTATTGACCTACAAAATAACGGTGGTGGTTCGATGGAAGAAGCCGTCAAATTAACAGGTTTGTTTATCAATGCTGGACCGGTAACCTTATTAGTCAACAATAAAAAAAGTGTCACTGTCTTGAAAGATGACCTTGACAAAATTGCTTACAGTGGCCCTATCGTAATTTTAATCAATGGCAATTCTGCCTCAGCTAGTGAATTTTTTACAGCGGCTATGCAAGATTATAATCGAGCAATTGTAGTAGGAAGCACATCAGTAGGAAAAGCATCTATGCAAACCATACTCCCACTCGATAAATCAAAAGATGAATTTGTTAAGCTAACTATCGAAAAATTTTATCGCATCACAGGACAAAGTCACCAAATAAAAGGTATTGTACCTGATGTTATTTTACCAATGTTGTTCGAAGATATCAGCTTAAGGGAGTCAAGCTATAAAACAGCTTTGGTAAATGATTCTATTCCGGTAAGAGCCAATTACAAGCCGTTTCCAAAGGCTTTATTTGCCACTCCACTAGAGTTAAGCCGTTTTAGACTCGAAGATAATATACGATTTAAAGATATATCAAATTTGAATAAAGAAATAGATGCCGTTTTTACTAATCCAAAAGTAACGCTCGCACTCACTTTTGATTCCGTTTTTAAACATTGCAACACCATAACCGCTTTAAGGAAAAAAGTACAAAAAGCAGCTGTAATAGAAACCAACTGTCGTATTACAAATAATTCTGCTGATGCCTTAACGTTAAAAGAAGACGAAGCAAATTTAGAAATTAATGCTGTAAAAATAAGCGACCTTAAATATAGTCCCTATTTGCAAGAAGCAATTACGATCATAAATGATTTTAATATCTCAAATAGAGAATAA
- a CDS encoding phosphatase PAP2 family protein: MKNFTLLLIILLSINCFAQTDSIASPKQGRFKVASTVLKNSILSVPGDFSEMGHTVSSNWKRTAMYAGGIVGLIAVDKITTGYLHDHIEPTIDYQLPKIGIQGSTNPIFQGNDPYITYPIMGLYAGSVLFNHEKGQVVALNAIKTLTYSYVISHLILKTLIPRQRPQRPLNGDEPAVAPWTKDNWDFGNYHKPYFSPVADGTSFPSFHSTAFFAVAKVFQMEYDNYWIPYTFVTAAFLADIKGHNHWVSDLLVGGLVGTIIGKSVVISSRKQIEKSKNTAFNNTPKKFRMTKQLIPQISTSMIGFHFVGSF, translated from the coding sequence ATGAAAAACTTTACTTTACTCCTTATTATTCTACTTTCTATCAATTGCTTTGCACAGACAGACAGCATTGCTAGCCCGAAACAAGGTCGTTTTAAAGTTGCATCGACCGTTTTAAAAAATAGTATTTTGAGTGTTCCTGGAGATTTTTCAGAAATGGGCCATACCGTTTCAAGCAACTGGAAACGTACCGCTATGTACGCAGGTGGAATCGTTGGTTTGATTGCTGTTGACAAAATCACAACTGGTTATCTTCATGACCATATAGAACCAACCATCGATTATCAATTACCCAAAATTGGTATTCAAGGAAGTACAAATCCAATTTTTCAAGGAAATGATCCGTACATCACCTACCCAATCATGGGATTGTATGCTGGCTCGGTTCTCTTCAATCATGAAAAAGGACAAGTTGTGGCTTTAAATGCTATCAAAACTTTGACTTACTCATATGTTATTTCACACCTTATATTAAAAACTTTAATCCCAAGACAAAGACCGCAGCGTCCGTTGAACGGAGATGAACCAGCTGTAGCGCCATGGACAAAAGACAATTGGGATTTTGGCAATTACCATAAACCCTATTTCAGTCCTGTTGCTGATGGAACTTCTTTTCCGTCGTTTCATTCCACTGCCTTTTTTGCCGTTGCAAAAGTTTTTCAAATGGAATATGATAACTATTGGATTCCGTATACCTTTGTTACTGCGGCATTTTTGGCGGATATAAAAGGACATAACCATTGGGTTTCTGATTTATTGGTAGGTGGACTTGTGGGTACCATTATCGGAAAATCAGTTGTGATTAGTAGTCGAAAGCAAATTGAAAAAAGTAAAAATACGGCCTTCAACAACACACCAAAAAAATTCAGAATGACCAAGCAACTCATCCCTCAAATTTCGACCAGCATGATCGGATTTCATTTTGTAGGTAGTTTTTAA
- the gcvT gene encoding glycine cleavage system aminomethyltransferase GcvT: MKNTALTHIHEGLGAKMLPFAGYNMPISYEGINIEHETVRTAVGVFDVSHMGEFLLSGPNALALIQKVTSNDASVLIDGKAQYSCLPNATGGIVDDLLVYKIKDEQYLLVVNASNIDKDWNWISSQNDLDVDMKNLSEDYSLLAIQGPKAVEAMQSLTSVDLSSIEYYNFVVSDFAGIEHVIISATGYTGAGGFEIYCKNNEAEQIWNKVFEAGAAFGIKPIGLAARDTLRLEMGFCLYGNDINDTTSPLEAGLGWITKFSKDFTNAASLKEQKEAGVTRKLVAFEMQERAIPRHDYEIVDANGTEIGIVTSGTMSPSLNKGIGLGYVTIDSSKVDSEIFIRIRKKDALAKVVKLPFYKI; this comes from the coding sequence ATGAAAAATACTGCGCTTACACATATACACGAAGGTTTGGGAGCAAAAATGTTGCCTTTTGCAGGCTACAATATGCCAATATCATACGAAGGAATCAATATTGAACATGAAACGGTGCGTACTGCCGTAGGTGTCTTTGACGTCTCACACATGGGAGAGTTTTTATTATCTGGACCAAATGCTTTGGCTTTGATTCAAAAAGTAACTTCAAATGATGCCTCTGTTTTAATAGATGGAAAAGCACAATACTCTTGCTTGCCAAACGCAACTGGCGGTATTGTTGATGATTTGTTGGTTTATAAAATAAAAGACGAGCAGTATTTATTGGTTGTTAATGCATCAAATATCGATAAAGATTGGAATTGGATTTCGAGCCAAAATGATTTGGATGTCGACATGAAAAACCTATCCGAGGACTATTCGCTATTGGCAATTCAGGGACCAAAAGCTGTTGAAGCGATGCAATCTTTGACCTCTGTAGATTTGTCTTCAATTGAGTATTACAACTTTGTAGTAAGTGATTTTGCCGGAATCGAGCATGTAATCATCTCGGCTACGGGTTATACTGGTGCCGGTGGATTTGAAATTTATTGTAAAAATAACGAAGCAGAACAAATTTGGAACAAAGTATTTGAAGCAGGAGCTGCATTCGGAATCAAACCTATTGGTCTTGCCGCACGTGATACCTTGCGATTGGAAATGGGATTCTGTTTGTACGGAAACGATATCAACGACACCACCTCGCCTCTAGAAGCAGGATTGGGATGGATTACCAAATTCAGCAAAGATTTTACCAACGCTGCAAGTTTAAAAGAGCAAAAAGAAGCTGGAGTTACTCGCAAACTTGTAGCTTTTGAGATGCAAGAGCGCGCCATACCAAGACACGACTATGAAATTGTAGATGCAAACGGTACCGAAATCGGAATTGTAACGTCTGGAACCATGTCACCCTCTTTGAATAAAGGAATCGGTTTGGGGTATGTAACCATTGATAGTAGTAAAGTAGACAGTGAAATTTTTATTCGTATTCGAAAAAAAGATGCCCTTGCCAAAGTGGTTAAATTGCCATTCTATAAAATATAA
- the ypfJ gene encoding KPN_02809 family neutral zinc metallopeptidase produces the protein MKWKGRRQSDNIEDRRGMSGGGKAIAGGGVIGIIILLLNVFGGENGQMVGNILQQTQGQSAPTEQRDLTAAELEEQQFVKTILADNEDVWTKIFQENNLTYQKPKIILFEGGVNTACGSATSASGPFYCPGDQNVYMDLKFFEELKTKFGAQGGDFATAYVIAHEIGHHVQTLLGTSAKMREMQEGKSKAEANKLSVALELQADFYAGLWTNYNQKMNNVLEIGDIDEALSAAHAVGDDAIQAKMQGHIVPESFTHGTSEQRKYWFMKGYKSGDIKQGNTFAEIR, from the coding sequence ATGAAGTGGAAAGGTAGAAGACAAAGTGATAATATTGAGGATCGAAGAGGAATGTCTGGCGGTGGAAAAGCAATCGCTGGTGGTGGAGTAATCGGTATTATTATTTTGCTGCTCAATGTATTTGGTGGCGAAAATGGACAAATGGTCGGTAACATTTTGCAACAAACACAAGGACAATCGGCACCTACTGAACAAAGAGACTTGACTGCAGCAGAACTTGAAGAACAACAATTTGTAAAAACAATACTTGCCGATAATGAGGATGTATGGACAAAAATATTTCAAGAAAACAACCTTACCTACCAGAAACCAAAAATAATTTTGTTTGAAGGTGGCGTAAATACTGCCTGCGGATCTGCAACCTCTGCATCGGGTCCTTTTTATTGTCCTGGTGATCAAAATGTTTATATGGACTTAAAATTCTTTGAAGAGTTAAAGACCAAGTTTGGCGCACAAGGTGGTGATTTTGCTACGGCCTACGTAATTGCACACGAGATAGGACACCACGTACAAACGCTTTTGGGTACCTCTGCCAAAATGCGAGAAATGCAAGAAGGAAAAAGTAAAGCCGAAGCCAATAAACTGTCGGTAGCTTTGGAATTGCAAGCTGACTTTTATGCTGGGCTTTGGACCAACTACAATCAAAAAATGAACAACGTTTTGGAAATTGGTGACATAGACGAAGCCTTGAGTGCAGCTCATGCTGTTGGTGATGATGCTATCCAAGCCAAAATGCAAGGTCATATTGTACCCGAATCCTTTACCCATGGTACCTCTGAACAACGTAAATATTGGTTCATGAAAGGATACAAATCGGGAGATATCAAACAAGGAAATACATTTGCCGAAATACGATAG
- a CDS encoding NAD(P)H-hydrate dehydratase — translation MNTIKFFDRKEALARYKPVPCDTHKGIQGHALIVAGSYGKIGAAVLSSRACLKSGCGLVTAFIPKCGYQILQASNPEVMTYTDDVEKQISDIHFMFKPDAVGLGPGIGTAMQTQKAVLKFLSKCNCKLLIDADGLNILAENMDSICSLKENTILTPHQKELERLIGEWETEDEKMQKAIDFSLQHKVIIVMKGAPTHVISGATVYQNTTGNAALATAGSGDVLTGIITSLLAQSYDALDAALLGVYLHGLSADIAVPETGTHFFTASDCIDYLGKAFLTLEKS, via the coding sequence ATGAATACGATTAAATTTTTTGATCGAAAGGAAGCTTTGGCACGATACAAACCTGTTCCTTGTGATACCCACAAAGGTATTCAAGGCCACGCCTTAATTGTAGCGGGGAGTTACGGTAAAATAGGGGCTGCAGTTTTATCCTCTCGAGCGTGTTTAAAATCAGGATGTGGTTTAGTTACTGCCTTCATCCCCAAATGTGGTTACCAAATTTTACAGGCTTCGAACCCCGAGGTCATGACGTATACAGATGATGTTGAAAAACAAATATCCGACATTCACTTCATGTTTAAACCCGATGCTGTAGGATTGGGACCAGGAATTGGTACGGCAATGCAAACGCAAAAGGCAGTTTTGAAATTTTTGAGTAAGTGCAATTGTAAGCTGCTGATCGATGCAGATGGTTTGAATATATTGGCTGAAAATATGGATAGTATTTGCTCGTTAAAAGAAAATACTATTTTGACTCCCCATCAAAAAGAACTAGAACGATTAATTGGAGAATGGGAAACAGAAGACGAAAAGATGCAGAAAGCAATTGATTTTTCACTGCAGCATAAAGTGATCATAGTCATGAAGGGAGCTCCTACTCATGTAATCAGTGGAGCAACGGTTTACCAGAATACAACTGGTAATGCAGCACTCGCAACCGCGGGTAGTGGAGACGTTTTGACAGGAATTATCACGAGCTTACTGGCGCAGTCGTATGATGCACTTGATGCAGCTTTATTGGGTGTATATCTTCATGGGTTATCGGCTGATATTGCAGTACCCGAAACAGGAACACATTTTTTTACAGCTTCTGACTGCATAGACTATCTAGGTAAGGCTTTTTTAACTTTAGAAAAGAGTTGA
- a CDS encoding YebC/PmpR family DNA-binding transcriptional regulator: MGRAFEFRKGRKMKRWSAMAKAFTRIGKDIVMAVKEGGPNPEANSRLRAVIQNSKAVNMPKDNVERAIKKATDKDTANYKEVLFEGYAPHGIALLVETATDNNNRTVANVRSYFNKCNGTLGTQGSVEFMFDHTCNFRIPAEGLDPEELELELIDFGAEEVFEDEDGILIYAPFASFGTIQKELETRNLEILSSGFERIPQITKKLTEAEMADVEKLIEKMEEDDDVMNVYHTMEEA; the protein is encoded by the coding sequence ATGGGAAGAGCATTCGAATTTAGAAAAGGAAGAAAAATGAAACGTTGGTCAGCAATGGCAAAAGCGTTTACACGTATAGGAAAAGATATCGTAATGGCCGTGAAGGAAGGTGGACCAAATCCTGAAGCCAACTCCCGATTAAGAGCCGTAATCCAGAATTCAAAGGCAGTCAATATGCCTAAGGATAACGTAGAACGTGCTATCAAAAAAGCAACCGACAAAGATACTGCCAACTACAAAGAGGTACTTTTTGAAGGTTATGCACCTCACGGAATCGCCCTTCTTGTAGAAACTGCTACCGACAACAACAACAGAACCGTTGCCAACGTACGCAGCTATTTTAACAAATGCAACGGAACATTGGGGACACAAGGTTCTGTAGAATTTATGTTTGACCACACGTGTAACTTCCGTATCCCGGCAGAAGGACTTGATCCGGAAGAATTGGAATTGGAACTTATTGATTTTGGTGCCGAAGAAGTTTTTGAAGACGAGGACGGAATCTTAATCTATGCTCCTTTTGCTAGTTTTGGAACCATCCAAAAAGAACTTGAGACACGTAATCTCGAAATTTTATCATCAGGTTTTGAAAGAATTCCGCAAATCACTAAAAAATTAACCGAAGCAGAAATGGCTGACGTTGAAAAATTGATCGAAAAAATGGAAGAAGATGATGACGTTATGAACGTGTATCATACCATGGAAGAAGCTTAA